Proteins from a genomic interval of Lolium perenne isolate Kyuss_39 chromosome 1, Kyuss_2.0, whole genome shotgun sequence:
- the LOC127320108 gene encoding uncharacterized protein isoform X2: MLLGSRLLRLSAAAAAGVRRSLTTAASHPPWAMISFSSEVVGAPTVDVRLAEPPHISQIRVPGHLIKTSGGCADPASKVVKWLSGTSSGGLLFLTYLDLRSPAPTVGKDGTHAIHPSHDSGVTHFVCNPVTRELSRLPASIFNPVQDALHGARMGFITQADRGHGPPDRFAAAKVGVGRNLMIRFLSETGEWELVEVSLSPSQLLPPRSMRIDQEPLAFGGRMWWVDLSWGVVTADPFSHRPEGTYVQLPRRSVLPAAQPVISYRRVGVSDGWLRYVELSQEKPFLLSSFVLDDEATSWTLEHRVELNKIWGRSMSMPLQTTAGDTEIVLIHPLDSNVVYLRLVATSQTVAVDMDREEVIETCLCSGKPFSTPCLLPPWLRSTRIPSASRGFLKLTDAGALIN; encoded by the exons ATGCTTCTCGGCAGCCGTCTCCTCcgcctctccgccgccgccgccgccggcgtccgGCGCTCCCTCACCACCGCCGCCTCCCATCCCCCGTGGGCCATGATCTCCTTCTCCTCGGAGGTCGTCGGAGCGCCGACCGTGGACGTGCGCCTCGCCGAGCCACCGCACATCTCCCAAATACGCGTCCCGGGGCACCTCATCAAGACCAGCGGCGGCTGCGCCGACCCCGCCAGCAAAGTTGTGAAATGGCTCAGCGGCACCTCGAGCGGTGGCCTCCTCTTCCTCACCTACCTAGACCTGCGCTCCCCGGCTCCAACCGTTGGCAAGGATGGAACCCACGCCATCCACCCCTCCCACGACTCCGGCGTCACACACTTCGTCTGCAACCCTGTCACCCGGGAGCTATCCCGCCTCCCGGCCTCCATCTTCAACCCTGTGCAGGACGCTCTGCACGGCGCCCGCATGGGCTTCATCACCCAGGCCGACCGCGGGCACGGGCCGCCCGACAGGTTCGCCGCCGCCAAGGTAGGGGTGGGGCGGAACCTCATGATCCGTTTCCTCTCGGAAACAGGGGAATGGGAGTTGGTGGAGGTCTCGCTCTCGCCGTCCCAGCTCCTGCCTCCGCGGTCAATGCGGATAGACCAGGAGCCGCTGGCATTCGGCGGCCGCATGTGGTGGGTCGACCTGTCCTGGGGCGTAGTCACCGCCGACCCGTTCAGCCACCGCCCGGAGGGCACCTACGTCCAGCTGCCCAGGCGCAGCGTGCTGCCGGCAGCCCAACCGGTCATCAGCTACCGGCGAGTGGGCGTCAGCGACGGGTGGCTGCGGTACGTCGAGCTCTCTCAAGAGAAACCGTTCCTTCTCAGCTCCTTCGTGCTTGACGATGAGGCCACCAGCTGGACGCTGGAGCACCGGGTGGAGCTCAACAAGATCTGGGGCCGCAGCATGTCGATGCCCTTACAGACCACCGCAGGCGACACAGAAATCGTACTCATTCATCCGCTCGACTCCAATGTCGTGTACCTCAGGCTCGTGGCCACGTCGCAAACTGTCGCCGTGGACATGGACAGGGAAGAGGTGATCGAGACCTGCCTGTGTAGCGGCAAACCCTTCTCTACACCATGCCTTCTTCCACCGTGGCTCCGATCCACCCGGATCCCTTCTGCATCAAGAG GTTTCTTAAAACTGACGGATGCTGGTGCTCTAATCAACTAG
- the LOC127320108 gene encoding uncharacterized protein isoform X1, translating to MLLGSRLLRLSAAAAAGVRRSLTTAASHPPWAMISFSSEVVGAPTVDVRLAEPPHISQIRVPGHLIKTSGGCADPASKVVKWLSGTSSGGLLFLTYLDLRSPAPTVGKDGTHAIHPSHDSGVTHFVCNPVTRELSRLPASIFNPVQDALHGARMGFITQADRGHGPPDRFAAAKVGVGRNLMIRFLSETGEWELVEVSLSPSQLLPPRSMRIDQEPLAFGGRMWWVDLSWGVVTADPFSHRPEGTYVQLPRRSVLPAAQPVISYRRVGVSDGWLRYVELSQEKPFLLSSFVLDDEATSWTLEHRVELNKIWGRSMSMPLQTTAGDTEIVLIHPLDSNVVYLRLVATSQTVAVDMDREEVIETCLCSGKPFSTPCLLPPWLRSTRIPSASRGSKDVDKNKTLAGVLVS from the exons ATGCTTCTCGGCAGCCGTCTCCTCcgcctctccgccgccgccgccgccggcgtccgGCGCTCCCTCACCACCGCCGCCTCCCATCCCCCGTGGGCCATGATCTCCTTCTCCTCGGAGGTCGTCGGAGCGCCGACCGTGGACGTGCGCCTCGCCGAGCCACCGCACATCTCCCAAATACGCGTCCCGGGGCACCTCATCAAGACCAGCGGCGGCTGCGCCGACCCCGCCAGCAAAGTTGTGAAATGGCTCAGCGGCACCTCGAGCGGTGGCCTCCTCTTCCTCACCTACCTAGACCTGCGCTCCCCGGCTCCAACCGTTGGCAAGGATGGAACCCACGCCATCCACCCCTCCCACGACTCCGGCGTCACACACTTCGTCTGCAACCCTGTCACCCGGGAGCTATCCCGCCTCCCGGCCTCCATCTTCAACCCTGTGCAGGACGCTCTGCACGGCGCCCGCATGGGCTTCATCACCCAGGCCGACCGCGGGCACGGGCCGCCCGACAGGTTCGCCGCCGCCAAGGTAGGGGTGGGGCGGAACCTCATGATCCGTTTCCTCTCGGAAACAGGGGAATGGGAGTTGGTGGAGGTCTCGCTCTCGCCGTCCCAGCTCCTGCCTCCGCGGTCAATGCGGATAGACCAGGAGCCGCTGGCATTCGGCGGCCGCATGTGGTGGGTCGACCTGTCCTGGGGCGTAGTCACCGCCGACCCGTTCAGCCACCGCCCGGAGGGCACCTACGTCCAGCTGCCCAGGCGCAGCGTGCTGCCGGCAGCCCAACCGGTCATCAGCTACCGGCGAGTGGGCGTCAGCGACGGGTGGCTGCGGTACGTCGAGCTCTCTCAAGAGAAACCGTTCCTTCTCAGCTCCTTCGTGCTTGACGATGAGGCCACCAGCTGGACGCTGGAGCACCGGGTGGAGCTCAACAAGATCTGGGGCCGCAGCATGTCGATGCCCTTACAGACCACCGCAGGCGACACAGAAATCGTACTCATTCATCCGCTCGACTCCAATGTCGTGTACCTCAGGCTCGTGGCCACGTCGCAAACTGTCGCCGTGGACATGGACAGGGAAGAGGTGATCGAGACCTGCCTGTGTAGCGGCAAACCCTTCTCTACACCATGCCTTCTTCCACCGTGGCTCCGATCCACCCGGATCCCTTCTGCATCAAGAG GCAGCAAGGACGTTGACAAAAACAAGACCCTGGCAGGTGTTCTG GTTTCTTAA